CCGCCCCGCTCAAAGGCGAATCAACCGGCGGCCTCAAGCAGATACTCGGGCTGGATGCTCTGGGTTTGCTCAAGGATCGAAGCTACCTGGTGTTCTTCATTGCCTCGATCCTGATTTGCATCCCATTGGCGTTTTACTACCAGAACGCCAACCCGTTCCTGGCGGAAATCGGCGTGACCAACCCGACGGCGAAAATGGCCATCGGTCAAGTGTCCGAGGTGCTGTTCATGTTGCTGCTGCCGCTGTTCATCCACCGCTTCGGGATCAAGATTGCGCTGTTGGTGGGCATGCTGGCGTGGGCGTTGCGCTACCTGTTGTTCGCCTACGGCAACAACGGCGACCTGGCTTTCATGCTGTTCACCGGCATCGCCTTGCACGGCATCTGCTATGACTTCTTCTTCGTTTCCGGGCAGATCTACACCGACGCCAAGGCTTCGGAGCGCTTCAGGAGCTCGGCCCAGGGTCTGATTACATTGGCGACTTACGGCTTGGGCATGCTGATCGGTTTCTGGGTGGCGGGGCAGGTGACCGACCACTACGCCGCGACGGCGGGTAGCCATGACTGGAAAAGTATCTGGCTGTTCCCGGCCGGTTTTGCCCTGGCGATCTTTTTCTGTTTTGCTCTGGCGTTCAAGGGGCGGCAGGCCGTGGTTGTGCCAACGACGGTCTGACAAGGGCGGGTTTGTCGGAGGTCTTGAGTGACCTCCGACGCAGCTCATCGCGAGCCCTGAAGTCCGGCCGTTGCGAGTGCAGTTACCACCTGTTTTTCGATTTCCTTTTCATCCAGCCCACGGCCGAAATGCTTGAGGTAGCGGCCCTGGGCGTCGAGTAGAAACAGAATGGTGGAGTGGTCCATCATGTACTGCCCCGGTTGGTCGCCGGACGGCACTTTTTTGTAATACACGTGATAGGCGTCGGTGATGCGGGTGATCTCTTGCGTCGAGCCGGTCAAGCCGACGAAGTTGTCGGCGAAGTACTTCACGTATTGCTTGAGTTTTTTCGGCGTGTCCCGCTCCGGGTCGATGGTGACGAAGATCGGTCGCACCGTGATGCCTTGCTGTTGTTGCAGTGCCCGACTGATGCGGGCCATTTTCGCCAGGTCGGTGGGGCAGATCGCCGGGCAGGTCATGAAGCCGAAATACAGCAACGCCGGTTCGCCAAAACTGCGTTCGGTGACGCGTTGGCCATTCTGATTGGTCAGCTGGAACGGTCCGCCGATATCAGTGCGGGTTGCCGCTGTCGTGCAGGTCGCCAGCCCCATCAACAGCAGTGTCGCTAGCCACTTCATCACTCAATACCCTCCCGAATAGGTCAATGCCAGGCCAACCAGTTCAGACATCTGACCGTCCTCTTTCTGGGTGCCGGCGGACAGCCCGAGCTTGATCTGACCGGTGATGTTGTAGGTCAGGCTCAGCTCGTTGAGGTAGTCCTGGCGATCCGCGCCTCCGGTGGATTCGCGATGTTTGTCGGTGCGGGTCGCGCCCAGGGCCCAATCACCGAAGTCGAACGTCAGTGAGGTGGTCAGGTAACGGGTGTCATTGCCCTGAATGCCGTCTTCATTGTCGACATCGGCGAATTCGACAAAGGGCACGATATCGAAGTAGCGCCCGGCCAGCGTTGGCTCCAGATCGGTAGTTGGCTCATAGGCCCAGATGTAGCGCGCAGACGCGATCTTGATGGTTTCATCGTCTTCACCAGGCGGGTTGGGCTGCGTCTCATCCTCGGCCTGTTTGTTGAGCATGTAGCCGGCCTGCATTTCCAGATAAGGCACCGCCGGAATGGCTATCCAGTTCACCGTCACAGCGTAGGAATCGAGTTTGCCGGTATTCGATGGGCCGCCGTCGCTGCGCTCGAGTTTCTCGCCATGGCGCAGATAGGGTCGGCCGAGGAATGAATTGTCCGCGGTATAAATACTCACGTTCGGCTCGATCATGCCCAGTTGCTGATCGAAAAAGCGATACGCCACCGTGCCACCCAGCATGCCGTCGAGGTCGTAGGTGCTGACGAAATCTTCGGTGTAGAGGCCGGGTGCCTGGTCCTGGGCGCGACCGAACGGCACGTGGTATTTGCCGACCGAAAACGCCGAGTTGGCGTTGTTCTGGTAGTAGTTGAGGTCATTGATCACCAGGCCCACGTCTTCAAAGAAACGCTTTTGCCCCGGCTCAGGCCCGGCGACGGGGTTGATTTCGGTGGCCAGCTGGATCTGCTGATCGTGGGTGAAGCGAAAGTAGAACGTGGTGTTAATGTCCGGGTAGGCGTCCGTGGTGTTGCGATTGCCGCCCTGTGGCACGTCGGCATGCGTGTGGTCATATTGAAAGGTCGCGTCGTAATCCATTCCGACGTTGGGGTATTGGCCGTCATCGGCCAGCACCGCCTCGACACCGCACACCGTTCCCACCAACAACACAGCCAAGCGATAGTTGCTCATGGCGCCCCCTTTACTTGATCAGCGGGCTGGACGCTTTCGGGTCCTGTCCGGTGTTGCGCAGGTAGGAGCACAACTGGTTGTTCTCACCGTACAGGCCACCCAGGGGTTCGAGCTTGACCGCCTGCTCGTAGTCCTCGGGCTTGACTACCTGGATCGCCTGCATCATGCCGCCGTCCTCATGTTCGAGGATATGGCAGTGGTAAACGAACTTGCCGAGGATCACCGGATCGCGAAAGGGAATGCGCACGGTGATCGAGCCTGTGGCGGGGATAAACACGTTGTCCCGATAGCCGCTGAATTGCACCGGTTTGCCATTGATTTCGGTGACCTGGAAATCCACCTGATGGATATGAAACTGGTGCAATTCCTGGGACGGATTGAACAGCCGCCACTCTTCGACATCGCCCAGTTTCACCGTGGTGTTGACTCGGTCCAGTTCGAAACGGGTGCCGTTGATCAGGAACGCATTGGGGTCGGTGTCCGAGTCCTGGAAGGCAAACTGGCGGGTCTTGTTCACCGCGATCTTGCTGAAATCCTCGGCCGGCGGATAGGCACTGGTGATCTGCCGGGTCGCGACTGGCTGGCCACT
The Pseudomonas sp. MYb327 DNA segment above includes these coding regions:
- a CDS encoding SCO family protein, with the translated sequence MKWLATLLLMGLATCTTAATRTDIGGPFQLTNQNGQRVTERSFGEPALLYFGFMTCPAICPTDLAKMARISRALQQQQGITVRPIFVTIDPERDTPKKLKQYVKYFADNFVGLTGSTQEITRITDAYHVYYKKVPSGDQPGQYMMDHSTILFLLDAQGRYLKHFGRGLDEKEIEKQVVTALATAGLQGSR
- a CDS encoding nucleoside permease, producing MTTMTARLSAMMFLQFFIWGGWFVTLGTFLASNLGATGGQIGMAFSTQSWGAIIAPFVIGLIADRFFNAERILAVLHLVGAVLLYQLYRAPDFSTFYPFVLAYMMIYMPTLALVNSVAFRQMSDPALEFSRIRVWGTIGWIVAGVVISFVFAWDSQAAISSGGLRNTFLMSAIASLLLGLYSFTLPRTAPLKGESTGGLKQILGLDALGLLKDRSYLVFFIASILICIPLAFYYQNANPFLAEIGVTNPTAKMAIGQVSEVLFMLLLPLFIHRFGIKIALLVGMLAWALRYLLFAYGNNGDLAFMLFTGIALHGICYDFFFVSGQIYTDAKASERFRSSAQGLITLATYGLGMLIGFWVAGQVTDHYAATAGSHDWKSIWLFPAGFALAIFFCFALAFKGRQAVVVPTTV